DNA from Streptomyces sp. Edi4:
GCAGGAACGGTCCGGGCCGTGTGCGCTCCACGAGGGCCAGCATCTCGGGAACGTCCCGCGCGCCGAGCCGTACCGCCTCCTCGTCGGGCCGTGCGTCCACGGCTTCCCCCACGAGCTGCACGCCCGCCACGTCGAACGTGACGTGCCAGCCCTCGGGCAGCGGGGCCCGCACTCCCGGAAGCTCCAGCTCCGCGCCGGGCCCGGCGAGCGCCGCGAGGTCCGCCCAGTCGGTGGCGTCAGGCCGCAGGGGCAGCGCAAGCCAGGGCGAGACGTCGGTCAGGTAGCGCACCACCCGCCCCCGCCGCTCGGCGAAGCCGGCATGCGGCCCGGTCAGCGAGGCGTACGCGGGATTGTCCAGCGGATGCGCCGGGTGCTCGGTGCTGGCGGGGGCGTGGTGCATGATCTCCTCGTTCGGAGCGGGTCGGGCGGGGCGGTGGGTCGGCGCGGGCCGGCCGGGGCGGGGCCGGCTTCGGTATCGGCCCGTGCGGAGTCTTTCCCCGAATGCCCTTCCGGAGAAGGCCCAGGGGGCGCCGCGCATTCCCTCGGGTCCGCTCGAAGCCGCCCGCAGCCGGCAGGTGACACGCTTCTCCTGCCCCGTGCGGCTGGGGCCGGTCAGCGCGCGGGGCCCGCCACGGCGCGCTCCAGGCCCAGACGGTGGGCGTCGCGCTCCGGCCGGATGGCCGTCAGGGCGAAAGCGCCCGCGGTGACCATCACCGCGGCGGCGATGAGGAACGCGGTGGTGTAGCCGGCGGCCGGGCTGTCGGCCGCGTCGATGAGGCGCCCGGTCAGGAACGGCGCGATGAGACCGGGCAGGGTGCCCGTGGCGGCGGCGATGCCGAAAACGGCGCCGCGCTGTGCGGGCGGGACGACCTCGGCCGTCGTCATGTAGTGCAGGGGGATGACGATGGCGGTGCCGCCGAACGCCAGGGCGATCAGGACGAGCCGAGGACCGGGCGCGTCGACGAGCGGGAACACCGCCATCGCGCAGCCCGACACACACACGGCGATGCCCTGGGCCGCCCCACTGGACCAACGGCTGCTCACACCACGGGACTTCAACGCGTCCACGAAGGGCGAGATCGCCAACAGCAGCACCAGTCCGAAACCGGAGATGACGCTGATGACGGTGGCGGCGGCCCCGGCCGACATGCCCAGCTCGGTTCTGAAGTAGGCGGGCAGCCAGGCATGGCTGAGGGACAGCGCCCACTGCGCGCCGAAGGCGCTGGAGATTCCGCCGAGGACGGTGCCGGTCAGCAGAATCCGGCTGTAGGGCAGTCTGAGGCCGACGCCGCTCGTGGAGCCGGCGCGCGCGTGGTCGTACGGCCCGTCGTGCCCGGTCCGCCACCACACCATCGCCCATGCCGCGCTGACCACGGCGAGGACGGCGTAGACCGAGCGCCAGCCGAAGCCCTCGATCAGCCAGGTGACCAGGGGCGCCGCGACGAGCGTGCCGAGCGCCGCTCCGCCGATTTGCAGGGCCGATGGCAGGCCGCGGCGCTCGGGCGGGAACCACTGGTACAGGGCGTGCATCGACATCGAAGCCGCTGGTCCCTCGGCGGCGCCCAGCAAAATGCGGCCGGCCATCAAGGAGGCCACCGAGGACACGGCCAGGACCGGAAGCTGTGCCACGGTCCACAGCAGGGCCATGCCGAACAGCAGGACGCGGCTGGAGATCCGGGTGGAGAGGAATCCGACGAGCAGTCCGGAGAGGCTGAAGAGGAAGAAGAAGGAGCTGGAGACCAGTCCGTAGGTGCTGTTGCTGAGGTCCAGCTCTTCCATGATCGGTACGGCGGCGAGGCCCAGGACGGACTTGTCGGCGAAGTTGATGACCATGAAGGCCACGACCATGGCCGTGATCAGCCATGCCCTGCGGCCGACAGGTGTGGGGGCGGCGGTGGCCTCGTCCCCCAGCCGGGTCGCGGGGATGAGCGGGCGGGGTGTCATGGGCGACTCCTCCGGGTGGGGGTGGAGCAGGGGGCCGCGCGGCCAGGGGCGGATACCCGTATCCGCGGGCCCCGGCTGCGAGGGTCCCCGGCACCGCCCCTGAGTCACCGCCGGCATGGGGTCAGATCAGGCCCTTGGCAATGGCGTTCTTGTGGATCTCGGTGGTTCCGGTGACGATCCGGAACATTCGCAGGCTGCGGAAGATCTGCTCGACCTCGTTGCCCCGGGT
Protein-coding regions in this window:
- a CDS encoding GNAT family N-acetyltransferase; translation: MHHAPASTEHPAHPLDNPAYASLTGPHAGFAERRGRVVRYLTDVSPWLALPLRPDATDWADLAALAGPGAELELPGVRAPLPEGWHVTFDVAGVQLVGEAVDARPDEEAVRLGARDVPEMLALVERTRPGPFLPRTVELGTYLGIRRGGRLVAMAGERLRPPGWTEISAVCTDDDHRGQGLGSRLVRAVAVGIRERGETPFLHTAAANTGAIRLYESLGFRQRRATRFVGARVPERDTGCSRP
- a CDS encoding MFS transporter, translated to MTPRPLIPATRLGDEATAAPTPVGRRAWLITAMVVAFMVINFADKSVLGLAAVPIMEELDLSNSTYGLVSSSFFFLFSLSGLLVGFLSTRISSRVLLFGMALLWTVAQLPVLAVSSVASLMAGRILLGAAEGPAASMSMHALYQWFPPERRGLPSALQIGGAALGTLVAAPLVTWLIEGFGWRSVYAVLAVVSAAWAMVWWRTGHDGPYDHARAGSTSGVGLRLPYSRILLTGTVLGGISSAFGAQWALSLSHAWLPAYFRTELGMSAGAAATVISVISGFGLVLLLAISPFVDALKSRGVSSRWSSGAAQGIAVCVSGCAMAVFPLVDAPGPRLVLIALAFGGTAIVIPLHYMTTAEVVPPAQRGAVFGIAAATGTLPGLIAPFLTGRLIDAADSPAAGYTTAFLIAAAVMVTAGAFALTAIRPERDAHRLGLERAVAGPAR